Proteins from a single region of Ziziphus jujuba cultivar Dongzao chromosome 1, ASM3175591v1:
- the LOC107403622 gene encoding grpE protein homolog 2, mitochondrial isoform X2, which translates to MSVSRVLSRVSRTIPRSSLLLSSSPQKHYMSILANQSNSLLYETPSKLVPRQVSLFHHSAINPSVFQRFGMSSSASPEPSQKDHGSTGENSGVSTNGESVKADAKVSAQPEDSGSGEGDGANQMKESDSEGEGDLSMDDLVKLVAEKEELLKLKHKEIEKMQDKVLRSYAEMENVMDRTRREAESTKKFAIQNFAKNLLDVADNLGRASSVVKESFLKIDASKDSTGAVPLLKTLLEGVEMTEKQLAEVFKKFGVEKFDPTNEPFDPHRHNAIFQVPDSTKDPGTVAMVLKSGYTLYDRVIRPAEVGVAQAVETEEDAGK; encoded by the exons ATGTCCGTCAGTAGGGTTTTGAGTCGTGTCTCGAGGACAATCCCCAGGAGCTCCTTGCTCCTCTCTTCTTCTCCGCAAAAGCACTACATGTCGATCCTCGCCAACCAGTCCAACTCCCTCCTTTACGAGACTCCCAGCAAG CTGGTTCCACGACAGGTTTCGTTATTCCATCATTCAGCAATCAATCCTTCCGTCTTTCAAAGGTTTGGAATGTCTTCATCTGCATCCCCTGAGCCTTCACAAAAGGATCATGGGAGCACTGGAGAAAATAGTGGTGTTTCTACAAATGGGGAGTCTGTAAAAGCTGACGCTAAAGTCTCTGCTCAACCTGAAGATTCGGGCTCTGGAGAGGGTGATGGAGCAAATCAGATGAAAGAATCAG ATTCGGAGGGTGAGGGTGATCTTTCCATGGATGATCTGGTGAAGCTTGTAGCAGAAAAGGAAGAACTATTAAAGTTGAAGCATAAAGAGATTGAAAAAATGCAAGATAAAGTTCTCAGAAGTTATGCAGAAATGGAGAATGTCATGGACAGAACAAGACGTGAGGCAGAGAGTACAAAAAAGTTTGCGATTCAG AATTTTGCAAAGAATTTACTGGATGTTGCAGATAATTTAGGAAGAGCTTCTTCAGTTGTTAAAGAGAGTTTTTTGAAGATTGATGCATCTAAGGACTCGACTGGAGCTGTCCCACTTTTAAAAACACTTCTAGAAGGTGTTGAAATGACTGAGAAACAACTTGCAGAG GTATTTAAAAAGTTCGGAGTAGAAAAATTCGACCCTACAAACGAGCCATTTGATCCGCATAGACATAATGCAATATTCCAAGTACCAGACAGTACCAAGGATCCGGGCACTGTTGCTATGGTTCTGAAG TCGGGATATACCCTTTATGATAGAGTTATTCGGCCAGCTGAAGTTGGTGTAGCTCAAGCAGTGGAGACTGAGGAAGACGCTGGCAAATAA
- the LOC107403622 gene encoding grpE protein homolog 2, mitochondrial isoform X1, giving the protein MSVSRVLSRVSRTIPRSSLLLSSSPQKHYMSILANQSNSLLYETPSKLVPRQVSLFHHSAINPSVFQRFGMSSSASPEPSQKDHGSTGENSGVSTNGESVKADAKVSAQPEDSGSGEGDGANQMKESGSISESQSKMSQTVKRRRRGTKRTAFSDSDSEGEGDLSMDDLVKLVAEKEELLKLKHKEIEKMQDKVLRSYAEMENVMDRTRREAESTKKFAIQNFAKNLLDVADNLGRASSVVKESFLKIDASKDSTGAVPLLKTLLEGVEMTEKQLAEVFKKFGVEKFDPTNEPFDPHRHNAIFQVPDSTKDPGTVAMVLKSGYTLYDRVIRPAEVGVAQAVETEEDAGK; this is encoded by the exons ATGTCCGTCAGTAGGGTTTTGAGTCGTGTCTCGAGGACAATCCCCAGGAGCTCCTTGCTCCTCTCTTCTTCTCCGCAAAAGCACTACATGTCGATCCTCGCCAACCAGTCCAACTCCCTCCTTTACGAGACTCCCAGCAAG CTGGTTCCACGACAGGTTTCGTTATTCCATCATTCAGCAATCAATCCTTCCGTCTTTCAAAGGTTTGGAATGTCTTCATCTGCATCCCCTGAGCCTTCACAAAAGGATCATGGGAGCACTGGAGAAAATAGTGGTGTTTCTACAAATGGGGAGTCTGTAAAAGCTGACGCTAAAGTCTCTGCTCAACCTGAAGATTCGGGCTCTGGAGAGGGTGATGGAGCAAATCAGATGAAAGAATCAGGTTCTATATCAGAATCCCAATCTAAAATGTCTCAAACTGTGAAAAGAAGGAGAAGAGGTACTAAACGAACTGCATTTTCTGATTCAGATTCGGAGGGTGAGGGTGATCTTTCCATGGATGATCTGGTGAAGCTTGTAGCAGAAAAGGAAGAACTATTAAAGTTGAAGCATAAAGAGATTGAAAAAATGCAAGATAAAGTTCTCAGAAGTTATGCAGAAATGGAGAATGTCATGGACAGAACAAGACGTGAGGCAGAGAGTACAAAAAAGTTTGCGATTCAG AATTTTGCAAAGAATTTACTGGATGTTGCAGATAATTTAGGAAGAGCTTCTTCAGTTGTTAAAGAGAGTTTTTTGAAGATTGATGCATCTAAGGACTCGACTGGAGCTGTCCCACTTTTAAAAACACTTCTAGAAGGTGTTGAAATGACTGAGAAACAACTTGCAGAG GTATTTAAAAAGTTCGGAGTAGAAAAATTCGACCCTACAAACGAGCCATTTGATCCGCATAGACATAATGCAATATTCCAAGTACCAGACAGTACCAAGGATCCGGGCACTGTTGCTATGGTTCTGAAG TCGGGATATACCCTTTATGATAGAGTTATTCGGCCAGCTGAAGTTGGTGTAGCTCAAGCAGTGGAGACTGAGGAAGACGCTGGCAAATAA
- the LOC107403622 gene encoding grpE protein homolog 2, mitochondrial isoform X3, whose translation MSVSRVLSRVSRTIPRSSLLLSSSPQKHYMSILANQSNSLLYETPSKVSLFHHSAINPSVFQRFGMSSSASPEPSQKDHGSTGENSGVSTNGESVKADAKVSAQPEDSGSGEGDGANQMKESDSEGEGDLSMDDLVKLVAEKEELLKLKHKEIEKMQDKVLRSYAEMENVMDRTRREAESTKKFAIQNFAKNLLDVADNLGRASSVVKESFLKIDASKDSTGAVPLLKTLLEGVEMTEKQLAEVFKKFGVEKFDPTNEPFDPHRHNAIFQVPDSTKDPGTVAMVLKSGYTLYDRVIRPAEVGVAQAVETEEDAGK comes from the exons ATGTCCGTCAGTAGGGTTTTGAGTCGTGTCTCGAGGACAATCCCCAGGAGCTCCTTGCTCCTCTCTTCTTCTCCGCAAAAGCACTACATGTCGATCCTCGCCAACCAGTCCAACTCCCTCCTTTACGAGACTCCCAGCAAG GTTTCGTTATTCCATCATTCAGCAATCAATCCTTCCGTCTTTCAAAGGTTTGGAATGTCTTCATCTGCATCCCCTGAGCCTTCACAAAAGGATCATGGGAGCACTGGAGAAAATAGTGGTGTTTCTACAAATGGGGAGTCTGTAAAAGCTGACGCTAAAGTCTCTGCTCAACCTGAAGATTCGGGCTCTGGAGAGGGTGATGGAGCAAATCAGATGAAAGAATCAG ATTCGGAGGGTGAGGGTGATCTTTCCATGGATGATCTGGTGAAGCTTGTAGCAGAAAAGGAAGAACTATTAAAGTTGAAGCATAAAGAGATTGAAAAAATGCAAGATAAAGTTCTCAGAAGTTATGCAGAAATGGAGAATGTCATGGACAGAACAAGACGTGAGGCAGAGAGTACAAAAAAGTTTGCGATTCAG AATTTTGCAAAGAATTTACTGGATGTTGCAGATAATTTAGGAAGAGCTTCTTCAGTTGTTAAAGAGAGTTTTTTGAAGATTGATGCATCTAAGGACTCGACTGGAGCTGTCCCACTTTTAAAAACACTTCTAGAAGGTGTTGAAATGACTGAGAAACAACTTGCAGAG GTATTTAAAAAGTTCGGAGTAGAAAAATTCGACCCTACAAACGAGCCATTTGATCCGCATAGACATAATGCAATATTCCAAGTACCAGACAGTACCAAGGATCCGGGCACTGTTGCTATGGTTCTGAAG TCGGGATATACCCTTTATGATAGAGTTATTCGGCCAGCTGAAGTTGGTGTAGCTCAAGCAGTGGAGACTGAGGAAGACGCTGGCAAATAA
- the LOC107403624 gene encoding uncharacterized protein LOC107403624: MDGAGSRLGRASSRYGPATTVFNGPVRKWKKKWVHVYSSSTVSYQNPHSQSNGQNSTTTSSSNNGGSHLLLCRWTPIPPTTTLSSSADDGGSVNGSGSTPDEPPKRKFRYTPIAVLEEQKKVAEKKVEDEEKTSETEQYGGAKTTTTTTPSTSSDEMLAKPDFNEVLKNETEVSEKNGSQDSNTSNLDLGLGLKGQDNLESPNQSKETQMTTANSTGFWSVG, encoded by the exons ATGGATGGTGCAGGGTCGCGATTGGGCCGGGCATCGTCACGGTACGGCCCAGCTACCACTGTGTTCAACGGCCCAGTCAGGAAATGGAAGAAGAAGTGGGTCCACGTGTATTCTTCATCAACCGTCAGTTACCAGAATCCACACTCTCAATCCAACGGCCAAAACAGCACCACCACCTCCAGCAGTAACAACGGCGGCTCTCATCTGCTCCTCTGCCGGTGGACCCCAATCCCTCCGACCACCACCTTATCATCCTCCGCTGATGACGGTGGGTCGGTCAACGGCTCAGGCAGCACTCCGGATGAGCCGCCAAAGAGGAAGTTCCGCTACACCCCT ATTGCGGTGCTAGAAGAACAGAAGAAGGTGGCAGAAAAGAAGGTAGAAGATGAAGAGAAAACAAGTGAGACAGAGCAATATGGAGGAGCtaagacaacaacaacaacaacaccatCCACCAGCAGTGACGAGATGCTTGCGAAGCCAGACTTCAATGAAGTTCTCAAGAATGAAACAGAG GTATCGGAGAAGAATGGATCACAGGATTCAAATACAAGCAATTTGGATTTGGGGTTAGGGTTGAAAGGTCAAGACAACCTTGAATCCCCTAACCAGAGCAAAGAGACTCAGATGACAACAGCAAACTCAACTGGATTTTGGTCGGTGGGTTGA
- the LOC107403611 gene encoding trigger factor-like protein TIG, Chloroplastic — protein sequence MELCIGSSSSSRVVLNLSSSRPSSQFLIRTASVSLSYPLLQYKTRGSVSLRLPFASRQSYHFHRRSSSPFVASASSSSSVAVGAEKDRLPASIEVTETEEPNSRVKLTVDVPSAVCDDCYSRVLNEFMKQAKVPGFRPGKKVPEDVIVNYVGKKNVQKATVESILKRTLPHAMSSVTGNALKDSIRIVTKFSDMEQAYSSHNSLSYDVIVDVAPEVKWITENGYKNLKIVVEIDSDIDAQKASEQELRRRHKSLGSLRIVTDRALQVGDVAVLDISATTIDQDESNVQKIPSAESKGFHFDTEDGDKVLPSFLDALVGIHRGETKSFPLVFPDTWTQENLRGVHAQFTVECKELFYRDLPELDDSLADKLVPGCTTLEQVKESLLQKCLDFEQTAKEQATDNAILDQLLKIVEIDIPQSLFEEQGRQLYGARLLEIQGNMKLSDEQLASLSSQKAVNEFLENQKENITNMIKQNLAVGDIFKRENLQFPTEELVKEVENSIAEFKRQKQEYDEERVRNQVQEILEGAKVLEWLREHAEIKYVTR from the exons ATGGAGCTCTGTATCGGTTCCAGTAGTTCCTCAAGAGTGGTTCTGAACCTAAGTTCCTCTCGCCCTTCTTCTCAATTCCTTATCCGTACGGCCTCTGTTTCTCTGTCATACCCTCTTCTCCAATACAAGACCAGAGGTTCTGTTTCTCTTAGACTCCCATTTGCTTCCCGCCAAAGCTACCACTTCCATCGTCGAAGTTCTTCACCCTTTGTGGCTTCagcttcttcttcgtcttcggTTGCTGTGGGCGCCGAGAAAGACCGGCTTCCGGCTAGTATCGAGGTCACTGAGACTGAAGAACCCAACTCAAGG GTTAAACTGACTGTAGATGTTCCTTCAGCAGTCTGTGATGATTGTTACAGTAGGGTCCTAAACGAGTTCATGAAGCAAGCAAAG GTCCCTGGATTTCGCCCTGGAAAGAAAGTACCAGAAGATGTTATTGTAAATTACGTTGGGAAGAAAAATGTTCAGAAGGCTACTGTTGaatctattttaaaaaggaCCCTTCCCCATGCAATGTCATCG GTGACAGGTAATGCACTGAAAGACTCGATCCGTATTGTAACTAAATTTTCTGATATGGAGCAGGCCTATTCATCTCATAATTCTCTCAG TTACGATGTCATTGTTGATGTGGCTCCTGAAGTGAAATGGATTACTGAAAATGGATACAAGAACTTGAAGATTGTGGTTGAGATAGACAGTGACATAGATGCTCAAAAAGCCTCTGAACAAGAATTAAGACGCCGCCATAAGTCCCTAGGTTCATTGAGAATTGTAACTGACAGGGCATTGCAG GTTGGTGATGTTGCAGTCCTTGATATCTCAGCAACAACAATAGATCAAGATGAATCAAATGTTCAGAAAATCCCATCTGCTGAGAGTAAAG GTTTTCATTTTGATACAGAAGATGGCGATAAAGTTCTTCCCAGTTTCCTTGATGCACTAGTTGGAATTCACCGAGGTGAAACCAAGTCCTTTCCACTTGTATTTCCAGATACATGGACACAAGAAAATCTCCGAGGTGTTCATGCTCAATTCACC GTTGAATGCAAGGAATTATTTTACAGAGATTTACCTGAGTTGGATGACTCCCTTGCTGATAAACTTGTACCTGGATGCACCACTCTGGAACAA GTCAAGGAATCATTACTACAAAAATGTTTAGATTTCGAGCAAACAGCTAAAGAGCAAGCAACGGATAATGCCATTCTAGACCAGCTTCTCAAG ATAGTGGAGATTGACATTCCTCAATCCCTGTTTGAGGAACAAGGTAGACAGCTCTATGGAGCAAGGCTTTTAGAGATACAG GGAAATATGAAGTTAAGTGATGAGCAGTTGGCTTCTTTATCAAGTCAAAAGGCTGTAAATGAGTTCCTTGAAAACCAGAAggaaaatattacaaatatgaTAAAACAGAATCTTGCAGTGGGAGATATCTTTAAACGTGAGAATTTGCAG tttccAACTGAGGAGCTTGTCAAAGAGGTTGAGAATTCAATTGCCGAATTCAAACGTCAAAAACAAGAATACGATGAGGAGCGTGTGAGAAATCAG GTTCAAGAGATTCTAGAGGGGGCAAAGGTGCTTGAATGGTTGAGAGAGCACGCAGAGATTAAGTACGTGACTcgatga
- the LOC107403620 gene encoding phosphatidate cytidylyltransferase 1 produces MDKHHNVAPPPTSTPRIRHRRRSNEIPSEFSRSNGSHSPVKDQSKYRTMWIRAYSSMWMFGVVSAVIYLGHLYIWALVVVIQIFMASELFSLLRRTREDRHLPGFRLLNWHFFFTAMLFVYGRILNQQLVNTVTSDKFFNRLVSGFIKYQMVICYFLYIAGFVWFILTLKKRMYKYQFSQYAWTHMILIVVFTQSAFTVANTFEGMFWSLLPASLIAINDVAAYFFGFFFGRTPLIKLSPKKTWEGFIGASIATLTSAFLFANILGRFQWLTCPRKDLSTGWLHCDPDPLFKPEYFSLPGWLTHWVPWKEVPILPVQWHALCLGLFASIIAPFGGFFASGFKRAFNIKDFGASIPGHGGFTDRMDCQMVMSVFAYIYHQSFVVPDYSVDMIMDQISRHLSLEEQQVLFMKLGEVLDERHYLVN; encoded by the exons ATGGACAAGCATCACAATGTCGCTCCACCACCCACATCTACACCTCGCATTCGACATAGAAGGCGTTCCAATGAG ATTCCTTCTGAGTTTAGCAGATCAAATGGAAGCCATTCACCTGTCAAGGATCAAAGCAAATATAGAACAATGTGGATCCGAGCTTATTCATCTATGTGGATGTTTGGTGTTGTTTCGGCTGTCATCTATTTGGGTCATCTTTACATATGGGCTCTGGTTGTTgttatacaaatatttatggCGAGTGAGCTTTTCAGTCTACTTAGAAGAACTCGTGAAGATAGGCATCTTCCCGGATTTAGGCTCTTGAACTG GCATTTTTTCTTCACAGCAATGCTATTTGTATATGGTCGAATTCTCAATCAACAGCTTGTGAATACAGTTACCTCAGATAAATTTTTCAATAGGCTAGTGAGTGGCTTTATCAAGTATCAGATGGTTATTTGTTACTTCTTGTATATTGCAG GTTTCGTGTGGTTTATTCTTACATTAAAGAAAAGGATGTACAAGTATCAATTTAGCCAGTATGCATGGACACACATGATTCTTATTGTGGTGTTCACCCAGTCTGCGTTCACTGTAGCCAATACATTTGAAGGGATGTTCTG GTCTCTTCTACCAGCATCACTTATTGCCATCAATGACGTTGCTGCTTATttctttggtttcttttttggaAGAACACCATTGATCAAGCTATCTCCAAAGAAAACATGGGAGGGTTTTATTGGAGCATCAATCGCAACTCTGACCTCAGCATTCTTG TTTGCCAACATATTAGGCCGTTTCCAGTGGCTGACCTGTCCAAGGAAG GACTTGTCAACTGGTTGGCTTCACTGTGATCCTGACCCGCTTTTTAAGCCTGAGTATTTCTCCTTACCAGGATGGCTGACTCATTGG GTTCCTTGGAAAGAGGTGCCAATTTTGCCAGTACAGTGGCATGCTTTATGCCTGGGTTTGTTTGCTTCAATAATAGCTCCATTTGGAGGCTTTTTTGCTAGTGGTTTCAAAAGAGCTTTTAATATCAAG GATTTTGGTGCTAGTATTCCTGGACATGGCGGATTTACTGATAGAATGGATTGCCAA ATGGTAATGTCTGTTTTTGCCTATATCTATCATCAGTCATTTGTTGTTCCTGACTATTCGGTGGATATGATAATGGACCAg ATATCAAGACACCTTTCTTTGGAGGAGCAGCAAGTTCTGTTTATGAAACTTGGGGAGGTACTTGACGAGAGGCATTATTTGGTGAATTAG
- the LOC107403625 gene encoding 65-kDa microtubule-associated protein 1 has protein sequence MAVTDAQNPLLGETTCGSLLQKLQEIWDEVGENDEERDKMLLQLEQECLDVYKRKVEQATKSRAQLLQALSDAKVELSSLLSALGEKSFVGIPEKASGTIKEQLAAIAPALEQLWKQKEERVKEFSDVQSQIQKICGEISGNLNLSEQVGTPAVDEADLSIKKLEEYHAQLQELQKEKSDRLHKVLEFVSTVHDLCAVLGMDFFSTVTAVHPSLNDSTGVQSKSISNDTLSRLSNTVLALKEDKKQRLHKLQELASQLIDLWNLMDTPEDERRLFDHVTCNMSASVDEVTVPGALALDLIEEAEVEVERLDQLKASRMKEIAFKRQAELEEIFARAHIEIDPEAAREKIMAMIDSGDVEPAELLADMDNQIAKAKDEALSRKEILDKVEKWMSACEEESWLEDYNRDENRYNASRGAHLNLKRAEKARILVNKIPALVDTLIAKTRAWEEDHGISFAYDGVPLLAMLDEYAMLRQEREEEKRRLRDQKKYQEQQHTEQEAIFGSRPSPARPLGTKKVVGPRTNGGANGTPNRRLSLNAQQNGARSTTKEGKRDNTRPVAPVNYVAISKEDADSHVSGSEPIPATP, from the exons ATGGCGGTGACAGATGCTCAAAACCCTCTACTTGGAGAAACCACTTGTGGTTCTTTACTGCAAAAATTGCAG GAAATTTGGGATGAGGTGGGTGAAAATGATGAAGAACGTGACAAGATGCTTCTTCAGTTGGAGCAAGAGTGCTTAGATGTATACAAGAGGAAGGTTGAGCAGGCTACAAAGTCCAGGGCACAGCTTCTTCAAGCACTGTCTGATGCCAAAGTTGAACTTTCCAGTCTTCTATCTGCACTTGGAGAAAAAAGCTTTGTTGGAATA CCTGAGAAGGCTTCAGGAACTATCAAGGAACAGCTTGCAGCTATAGCACCTGCACTTGAACAGCTATGGAAACAGAAAGAGGAGAGAGTGAAGGAATTTTCTGATGTTCAGTCACAAATCCAAAAGATATGTGGAGAAATTTCAGGGAACTTGAATCTTAGTGAGCAGGTAGGAACTCCTGCCGTTGACGAGGCTGACCTATCTATCAAGAAGCTGGAGGAGTATCATGCCCAACTCCAAGAACTTCAAAAGGAAAAG AGTGACAGGCTGCACAAGGTGCTTGAATTCGTCAGCACTGTGCATGATCTTTGTGCTGTCCTTGGAATGGACTTCTTCAGTACTGTTACTGCTGTCCATCCTAGCTTAAATGACTCAACCGGTGTGCAATCCAAGAGCATTAGCAATGATACTTTATCTAGGCTGTCTAATACAGTCTTAGCATTAAAAGAAGATAAGAAGCAGAGGCTGCACAAG CTTCAAGAGTTAGCTTcacaattaattgatttatggaATCTGATGGACACCCCTGAAGATGAAAGAAGACTATTTGACCATGTTACGTGTAACATGTCTGCATCTGTTGATGAGGTGACTGTTCCTGGGGCTCTTGCTCTGGATCTAATTGAGGAG GCTGAGGTGGAAGTGGAGAGGCTTGATCAGCTGAAGGCCAGCAGGATGAAGGAAATTGCTTTCAAGAGACAAGCAGAGCTTGAAGAGATTTTTGCTCGTGCTCACATAGAAATAGATCCGGAGGCTGCCAGAGAAAAAATAATGGCAATGATTGATTCTGGGGATGTTGAACCTGCTGAGTTGTTAGCTGACATGGATAATCAGATAGCAAAAGCGAAAGATGAAGCTCTCAGTAGAAAGGAAATATTGGACAAAGTAGAAAAATGGATGTCGGCCTGTGAGGAAGAGAGTTGGCTTGAAGACTATAATCgg GATGAAAACAGGTACAATGCAAGTAGAGGTGCACACTTGAACCTCAAGCGTGCAGAAAAAGCACGGATCTTGGTTAATAAAATTCCAG CTCTTGTTGATACATTGATTGCCAAAACTCGTGCTTGGGAGGAAGATCATGGCATATCATTTGCTTACGATGGTGTCCCCCTCCTTGCCATGCTAGATGAATATGCCATGCTCAggcaagaaagagaagaagagaagCGGAGGTTGAGG GATCAGAAGAAGTACCAAGAGCAACAACACACAGAACAGGAAGCAATATTCGGTTCGAGGCCTAGCCCCGCTCGACCACTTGGCACGAAAAAGGTTGTAGGACCTCGAACAAATGGAGGTGCAAATGGAACTCCTAACAGAAGGCTATCACTTAATGCTCAGCAAAATGGAGCCAGGTCCACAACAAAAGAAGGAAAGAGGGATAATACTAGGCCAGTTGCTCCCGTTAACTACGTTGCCATATCGAAAGAGGATGCTGATTCTCATGTTTCAGGCAGTGAACCAATTCCAGCGACTCCATGA
- the LOC125420838 gene encoding protein FAR1-RELATED SEQUENCE 5-like, whose product MSVEQLEANSDCRRVEDISLLSHSKSMDDVYIPQVAENYKPKVGQEFESIDGVHEFYIKYAKEAGFSIRSSSTKRCKGTNEVVRIEFVCFKEGVSSIKDGERKRCRGMTRENCKAKLAVVRSKTGKFVITVFVEEHSHPLSNPQRVHLVRSHRSVSEAKKSLTLQFSAANVPTHQQISILEFEAEGIENIGCTKKDIYNHEAKVQNELRGQDAELLKEYFLTEQEKDPCFFFKIDVDDDGKLKHCFWADSVSRRACGCFGDVVVFDTTYNTNQYGMIFAPLVGVNNHGQTMLFACAFLSDEKMESFVWLFELLKDSMPTNNPKMIITDQDLAMTKAIVQSLPNTFHTYCSWHILEKFSTYLNAITYRDFYKDFQQCIWESECPEEFEKKWVTTIEKAS is encoded by the coding sequence ATGAGTGTAGAACAGTTGGAAGCAAATTCAGATTGTAGACGAGTTGAAGACATATCCTTGCTGTCACATTCAAAATCCATGGATGATGTTTACATTCCCCAAGTGGCCGAAAACTATAAACCAAAGGTTGGACAAGAGTTTGAATCGATAGATGGGGTACATGAGTTCTACATTAAATATGCAAAAGAGGCGGGGTTTAGTATTCGTAGTAGTTCAACTAAGAGATGTAAAGGTACGAATGAAGTTGTCAGGATAgaatttgtgtgttttaaggAAGGAGTATCTTCTATAAAGGACGGTGAGAGAAAAAGGTGTCGGGGGATGACAAGAGAAAATTGTAAAGCTAAACTTGCCGTGGTTAGGTCAAAAACAGGGAAATTTGTCATCACtgtatttgttgaagaacaTAGTCATCCATTATCAAACCCTCAAAGAGTGCATTTAGTGAGGTCACATCGTAGTGTGTCTGAAGCCAAGAAGTCACTAACCTTGCAGTTTTCAGCAGCAAATGTGCCAACTCATCAACAAATAAGcattcttgaatttgaagctgAAGGTATAGAGAATATTGGGTGTACAAAGAAGGATATATATAACCATGAAGCTAAGGTGCAGAATGAATTAAGGGGACAAGATGCAGAACTTTTAAAGGAATATTTCCTAACCGAGCAAGAAAAGGATCCatgcttcttttttaaaatagatgtagatgatgatggtAAATTGAAGCATTGTTTTTGGGCTGATTCTGTATCTAGAAGAGCTTGTGGATGTTTTGGTGATGTAGTTGTATTTGATACAACTTACAACACTAATCAATATGGTATGATATTTGCACCCTTGGTGGGGGTGAACAATCATGGTCAAACAATGCTTTTTGCATGTGCCTTTTTAAGTGATGAAAAAATGGAATCATTTGTTTGGTTGTTTGAGCTATTAAAGGATAGCATGCCGACGAACAACCCAAAAATGATCATTACCGATCAAGATCTTGCAATGACAAAGGCTATAGTTCAGAGCTTACCGAATACATTTCATACGTACTGTAGTTGGCACATACTTGAGAAGTTCTCTACGTATTTAAATGCAATCACCTATAGAGATTTTTATAAGGACTTCCAACAATGCATTTGGGAATCAGAATGCCCTGaagagtttgaaaaaaaatgggTGACTACCATCGAGAAGGCAAGCTAG
- the LOC125424188 gene encoding protein FAR1-RELATED SEQUENCE 9-like yields MSSSQRAESSHAFFKKYVSKRNLLMDFILRFNRALAHQRHKELGADQVDINEKLVLKLPLETEKQMAEIYTRKIFLKFQDELWHSLVIMPQFVRENATHKMYVVESGPKEGVRRVREIAYDKELDFASCTCKKFESEGLPCRHILAFLRLFVIDKAIIYEEASVIVNDGLQSLLDKIESIVSNTKSGGISEKCSTAHDYEALKDPSAVKEKGCGQRLKRGKEKATNAAKSSQNEESPQHASEYDSKADSLSSTGLHEKTKG; encoded by the exons ATGTCAAGTAGCCAACGTGCGGAAAGCTCCCATgcatttttcaagaaatatgtTTCGAAGAGAAACttattgatggatttcataCTTCGATTTAATAGGGCACTTGCACATCAACGTCACAAAGAGTTAGGGGCTGATCAAgttgatattaatgagaagcTTGTTTTGAAATTGCCATTGGAAACGGAAAAGCAAATGGCTGAGATTTACACACGCAAGatttttcttaagtttcaaGATGAGTTGTGGCATAGCTTAGTAATAATGCCACAATTTGTTCGTGAAAATGCTACACACAAAATGTATGTGGTCGAGAGTGGTCCAAAAGAAGGTGTTCGTAGAGTGCGAGAAATTGCTTATGATAAAGAATTGGACTTTGCATCTTGTACATGTAAGAAGTTTGAGAGTGAAGGACTTCCCTGTAGACATATCTTGGCATTTTTGAGACTGTTTG TCATTGATAAAGCCATAATATATGAAGAGGCAAGTGTAATTGTGAATGATGGTCTTCAAAGTTTGCTAGACAAGATTGAATCCATAGTTAGCAACACAAAAAGTGGAGGCATTTCTGAAAAATGTAGCACTGCTCATGACTATGAAGCTTTGAAAGACCCATCTGCTGTGAAGGAAAAGGGATGCGGACAAAGATTAAAAAGGGGAAAGGAGAAGGCAACAAATGCCGCAAA GTCCTCACAAAATGAGGAAAGTCCTCAACACGCCTCGGAATATGATTCTAAAGCTGATAGTTTGTCTTCCACAG GTCTGCATGAGAAAACGAAAGGATGA